One genomic window of Pagrus major chromosome 22, Pma_NU_1.0 includes the following:
- the taf1a gene encoding TATA box-binding protein-associated factor RNA polymerase I subunit A has translation MDDLEKELGALEDLEDDNASSDDNSSVGRKKLQLPLVKPTCQETPKETGFHQSTRVCLEQIREALLHHRWQEAAEYMACYSQMLEDTTNGKAQQCKELIWRISTEILHHHPNSKLEDYNNIYERMKHSGVKHYLMICLEHSFHLMLNGHIEDAKRQLSVAESWRHGKESAAQYQSTKLIQAYRSLLDYIIWCDKKFTHSQTDYPDSSDNQDMHNYFRQASVNIKEILKSPGVWDPFILSYVEMLEFYEDHEEALKVLNDYAHDNTFPPNPNAHVYLYQYLKRHNTSDRKLMKVLKILHVSVPSHELMLEYSSLLLQSEKKSDLQKALGVILEMLDFACWRSNLDVWKRLKAIIQKLQLQENWKDVVSEKMAVRKDWWPALHFTSFHASKDSEENPELIEVKASLTKILCPDLMLKYSAGQKTSGE, from the exons ATGGATGACTTGGAAAAAGAGCTCGGGGCTCTTGAAGACTTAGAGGATGACAATGCTTCCTCAGATGACAACTCTTCAGTAGGAAGGAAAAAGTTACAGCTCCCTCTGGTTAAACCCACGTGTCAAG AGACACCGAAGGAAACTGGGTTTCACCAGAGTACGAGAGTCTGTCTGGAGCAGATCAGAGAAGCCCTGCTGCATCATAGATGGCAAGAAGCAGCAGAATACATGGCGTGTTACTCACAAATGTTAGAGGACACGACCAACGGCAAAGCTCAGCAGTGCAAGGAG CTTATTTGGAGAATCAGCACTGAGATCCTTCATCATCACCCAAACTCAAAGCTGGAAGACTACAACAACATCTATGAACGAATGAAACACTCCGGAGTTAAACATTACCTGATG ATCTGTCTGGAACATTCATTCCACCTGATGCTTAACGGCCACATCGAGGATGCAAAGCGTCAGCTGTCTGTTGCTGAAAGTTGGAGGCATGGGAAGGAGTCAGCAGCTCAGTATCAGAGCACTAAACTGATCCAGGCCTACAGGAGTTTACTGGATTACATCATCTGGTGTGACAAAAAGTTCACACACTCCCAAACTG ATTATCCTGACTCTAGTGATAACCAAGACATGCACAACTACTTCAGACAGGCCTCCGTGAATATAAAGGAGATTTTGAAAAGTCCGGGCGTCTGGGATCCCTTCATACTGAGTTATGTTGAG ATGCTGGAGTTCTATGAGGATCACGAGGAGGCTTTAAAAGTCCTGAATGACTATGCTCATGACAACACTTTCCCACCCAATCCCAACGCACATGTCTACCTGTACCAGTACTTAAAGCGGCACAATACTTCAGACAGGAAACTGATGAAAGTATTAAAG ATCCTTCATGTGTCAGTCCCAAGCCACGAGTTGATGTTGGAGTACAGCTCTCTCCTGCTTCAGTCAG agaaaaaaagtgacCTCCAGAAAGCTTTAGGAGTCATTCTGGAAATGCTGGACTTTGCCTGCTGGAGAAGCAACCTGGACGTATGGAAGAGATTAAAAGCCATTATTCAAAAATTACAGTTACA AGAGAACTGGAAGGATGTTGTCTCAGAAAAAATGGCGGTAAGAAAAGACTGGTGGCCTGCGCTGCACTTCACAAGCTTCCACGCCAGTAAAGACTCTGAGGAGAACCCGGAGCTCATTGAAGTGAAGGCATCACTGACAAAAATCCTTTGCCCAG ACCTCATGCTGAAGTACTCAGCTGGACAGAAAACCAGTGGAGAGTGA